One Halorhodospira halophila DNA segment encodes these proteins:
- the hemN gene encoding oxygen-independent coproporphyrinogen III oxidase: MEQRLDFDRDLLRRYDVSGPRYTSYPTAPQFHEGFDAQAYAAAARATNEADHPNPLSVYVHVPFCRNVCFYCACNKIVTANYGRAQEYLEHVFREIELQAQLFGDHRRVEQLHLGGGTPNYLTVDDLGRLVEKLREQFTLDDTDHREFSIEIDPRDVQLEDIGRLAELGFNRMSVGVQDFNEDVQAAVNRVQSAELCRSIIEEGRRHGFRSTNVDLIYGLPKQTVESFEETLDEVIELRPERLAIYNYAHLPHLFKIQRQINEDELPGPEDKLTIFGRTIEKLTEAGYVFIGMDHFALPDDELAVAQKKGTLHRNFQGYSTRAECDLIALGSTSIGKIGNTYSQNLRDPEEYQQRIANGDLAVFRGYELNEDDLLRREVIIEVMCHSRLDYADIEARHGINFNEYFADALERLQPLVEDGLMEMDDRHLQVLPRGRLMLRHVAMAFDAYLEREANEGKRYSRVL; this comes from the coding sequence ATGGAACAACGGCTTGACTTCGATCGCGATTTGCTGCGCCGCTACGATGTAAGCGGACCGCGCTATACGTCGTACCCGACGGCGCCCCAATTCCATGAAGGGTTTGACGCCCAGGCTTACGCCGCGGCAGCCCGGGCCACCAACGAGGCGGATCACCCCAACCCCCTGTCGGTCTATGTGCACGTGCCGTTCTGCCGCAATGTTTGCTTCTATTGCGCGTGCAACAAGATCGTGACGGCGAATTACGGCCGTGCCCAGGAGTACCTGGAGCACGTGTTCAGGGAGATCGAGCTCCAGGCACAACTTTTCGGAGACCACCGACGCGTTGAGCAACTGCACCTGGGAGGCGGCACCCCCAACTACCTCACGGTCGACGATCTGGGCCGCCTGGTCGAGAAGCTGCGCGAGCAGTTCACCCTCGACGACACCGATCACCGGGAGTTCTCCATCGAGATCGACCCGCGCGACGTGCAGCTCGAGGATATCGGTCGCCTCGCCGAGCTCGGTTTCAACCGCATGAGCGTAGGCGTTCAGGACTTCAACGAGGACGTGCAGGCAGCGGTCAACCGCGTACAGAGTGCCGAACTCTGCCGTTCGATCATCGAGGAAGGCCGGCGACACGGGTTCCGCTCGACCAACGTCGATCTCATCTACGGCCTCCCCAAGCAAACGGTGGAATCCTTCGAGGAGACCCTGGACGAGGTCATTGAACTGCGCCCTGAGCGCTTGGCGATCTACAACTACGCCCACCTGCCGCACCTGTTCAAGATCCAGCGGCAGATCAACGAGGACGAGCTGCCCGGTCCCGAGGACAAGCTGACCATCTTTGGGCGCACCATCGAGAAACTCACCGAGGCCGGTTACGTCTTTATCGGCATGGATCACTTCGCCCTGCCCGATGACGAACTGGCCGTGGCGCAGAAGAAAGGCACCCTGCACCGTAACTTCCAGGGGTACTCCACACGTGCCGAGTGCGACCTGATCGCCCTGGGGTCCACTTCCATCGGCAAGATCGGCAACACCTACAGCCAGAACCTGCGGGATCCCGAGGAGTACCAGCAGCGCATCGCCAACGGCGACCTGGCGGTCTTCCGCGGCTACGAGCTGAACGAGGATGATCTGCTACGCCGGGAGGTGATCATCGAGGTCATGTGCCACTCCCGTCTCGATTACGCGGACATTGAGGCGCGGCACGGCATCAACTTCAACGAGTACTTCGCCGATGCCCTGGAACGGCTGCAGCCGCTGGTTGAAGACGGGCTGATGGAGATGGACGACCGCCACCTTCAGGTACTTCCAAGAGGGCGGTTAATGCTCCGCCACGTCGCCATGGCCTTCGATGCCTACCTGGAGCGCGAAGCCAATGAGGGCAAGCGCTATAGCCGCGTGCTGTAG
- a CDS encoding LytR C-terminal domain-containing protein — MAASALATAASAVAGPTLPDTQVLDPGQVDARGTLGFSYFGAGQGTTMDILPTLRAGLPGPFDVAITVPYRHDLEEDEYALRSSFRTDFSFRIHDDGRRRAVLRGYTTFDPADSGERVGSGSHNYGVSADFRGEDWLVPGAFYLRGALERHDHRQDPGSGDLDYRLANRLTAEAGVGLDTDIDAEPYLGIRGTQGLGSTTRDQQSLSFRPGIRFRITGNSELQFLAQFDTVQRNAEPERAIFATWTYRHRPPDRDLDSLRERIAANETAIERLDRRVGDIERRLLTRPEVPEPEATGGVVVLNHSGIPELTALVVDTLETLELSVAEAREEDDVARRDRTKILYRPGHAERAREIARALPGNQLIEQREDLPDQAEIAVLVGFDLE; from the coding sequence GTGGCCGCATCGGCCCTGGCCACGGCGGCAAGCGCCGTGGCCGGGCCGACCCTCCCCGATACGCAAGTTCTGGACCCCGGGCAAGTCGATGCACGCGGGACCCTGGGATTCAGCTATTTCGGCGCGGGCCAGGGCACGACCATGGATATCCTGCCCACGCTGCGCGCCGGTCTTCCGGGGCCTTTCGACGTCGCGATCACGGTTCCCTACCGGCACGACCTTGAAGAGGACGAGTACGCTCTGCGCAGCTCGTTCCGTACCGACTTCTCCTTCCGGATCCACGACGACGGGCGTCGCCGGGCGGTGCTGCGGGGCTACACCACCTTCGACCCGGCAGACTCCGGGGAGCGAGTTGGGAGCGGATCGCACAACTACGGGGTCAGTGCCGATTTCCGGGGCGAGGACTGGCTGGTCCCCGGAGCCTTCTACCTCCGCGGCGCTCTCGAGCGCCACGACCACCGCCAAGATCCCGGCAGCGGCGACCTCGACTATCGGCTGGCGAATCGGCTAACCGCCGAGGCCGGTGTGGGTCTGGATACCGACATCGATGCCGAGCCCTATCTCGGGATCCGCGGCACCCAGGGGCTGGGATCGACGACTCGGGATCAGCAGAGCCTGTCCTTCCGTCCGGGCATTCGGTTTCGCATCACGGGCAACTCCGAGCTCCAGTTCCTGGCTCAGTTCGATACCGTGCAGCGCAACGCTGAGCCCGAGCGGGCGATCTTCGCTACGTGGACGTACCGGCATCGCCCGCCGGATCGCGATCTGGATAGCCTCCGCGAGCGTATTGCCGCCAACGAGACAGCGATCGAGCGCCTGGATCGGCGGGTGGGGGATATTGAGCGCCGGCTGCTGACGCGTCCCGAGGTTCCCGAACCCGAGGCGACCGGAGGCGTTGTCGTGCTGAACCACTCCGGTATACCGGAACTGACAGCCCTGGTCGTCGATACCCTGGAGACCCTTGAGCTATCGGTTGCGGAAGCCCGTGAGGAGGACGACGTGGCCCGCCGGGACCGCACAAAGATCCTCTATCGGCCGGGGCATGCCGAACGGGCTCGGGAGATCGCCCGCGCCCTCCCGGGCAATCAGCTGATCGAGCAGCGGGAGGATCTGCCTGATCAGGCCGAAATCGCCGTGCTCGTCGGCTTCGACCTGGAGTAG
- the pgsA gene encoding CDP-diacylglycerol--glycerol-3-phosphate 3-phosphatidyltransferase — protein MTLTLPTALTLFRIVLIPVFGLCFLLPPPWTNLLTVAVFALAAITDWLDGYLARRLNQSSDFGAFLDPVADKLMVAVALVALVAVYPGLWMAIPAAVIIGREIAVSALREWMAEIGKRASVAVNQMGKLKTAAQMAAILMLLYREPILGIPIPEIGFILVWMAALLTLYSAYVYMRAAMEVLD, from the coding sequence ATGACGCTGACTCTGCCCACCGCGCTCACACTGTTCCGCATCGTGCTGATCCCGGTCTTCGGGCTCTGCTTCCTCCTGCCTCCGCCGTGGACCAACCTGCTCACCGTGGCCGTGTTCGCCTTAGCGGCGATCACCGACTGGCTTGATGGGTACCTGGCCCGCCGACTCAACCAGTCGTCGGATTTTGGCGCGTTCCTGGACCCGGTGGCGGACAAGCTTATGGTGGCCGTAGCGCTGGTTGCCCTCGTGGCGGTCTACCCCGGACTCTGGATGGCGATCCCGGCGGCGGTGATCATTGGTCGCGAAATCGCGGTCTCGGCATTGCGCGAGTGGATGGCGGAGATCGGCAAGCGGGCTAGTGTAGCGGTGAACCAGATGGGCAAGCTGAAGACGGCCGCGCAGATGGCGGCCATCCTCATGCTGCTCTATCGCGAACCCATCCTTGGGATACCGATTCCCGAGATCGGATTCATTCTGGTCTGGATGGCGGCACTTCTGACCCTCTACTCCGCCTACGTCTACATGCGAGCGGCGATGGAGGTCCTAGACTGA
- the uvrC gene encoding excinuclease ABC subunit UvrC, producing MSKGSAEQISGREALRERVRSLPERPGVYRMLSAEGTIIYVGKARNLRRRVSSYFTPSRKTPKTERLVQLIADIQITVTHTEAEALILENNLIKEHRPRYNVLLRDDKSYPYIYLSSHQQFPRLGYHRGGRKGAGRFFGPYPNSTAVRETLGHLQKVFPIRQCRDTFFRNRSRPCLQYQIRRCTAPCVGYISEEDYRREVRDVELFLEGRSGEVIAELVERMEEAAENLAFEQAARLRDRIANLRHIQQRQYVAQDRDDDMDVVACVAEGDTACVQVFFIRGGNSLGNQSYFPNVPGGSRETDILASFLAQHYIGRAAPPEVVINRPVREQRLLEETLRTPSGGAVAIRHRVRGDRRRWVEMAEENARYALSARSASTSSQRKRYSALAEIIDSDMPPERIECFDISHTGGEATVASCVVFNQEGPVKSDYRRFNIRDVTAGDDYAAMHQALTRRYRRVQSGEAPLPDLLLIDGGKGQVAQAREVLDQLGIDGVALMGIAKGPERRPGEETLLLDDGERELELPADSPALHLLQQVRDEAHRFAVSGHRQRRGKARRESILEEIPGLGPKRRQSLLKHFGGMQGIRQAGVEDLACVPGINRSLAQRIYDTFHG from the coding sequence ATGAGCAAGGGTTCGGCAGAGCAGATCTCCGGGCGTGAGGCGTTGCGCGAGCGGGTCCGCAGCCTGCCGGAGCGGCCGGGCGTTTACCGCATGCTCAGCGCCGAAGGCACCATCATTTACGTCGGTAAGGCCCGCAATCTGCGTCGGCGCGTCTCCAGCTACTTTACGCCGTCCCGCAAGACGCCCAAGACGGAGCGGCTCGTCCAGCTCATTGCCGATATCCAGATCACGGTGACGCACACCGAGGCCGAGGCGCTGATCCTGGAGAACAACCTGATCAAAGAGCACCGGCCGCGCTATAACGTCCTGCTGCGGGACGACAAGTCGTACCCGTATATCTACCTCTCCAGTCATCAACAGTTTCCGCGGCTAGGCTACCACCGGGGCGGCCGGAAGGGGGCGGGCCGATTCTTCGGGCCTTACCCGAACTCCACGGCCGTGCGCGAGACGCTCGGTCATCTGCAGAAGGTCTTCCCCATACGGCAGTGCCGGGACACGTTCTTCCGGAACCGCTCGCGCCCCTGCCTGCAATACCAGATCCGACGCTGCACGGCGCCCTGTGTCGGGTACATCAGCGAGGAAGACTATCGCCGCGAGGTGCGGGACGTGGAGCTCTTCCTGGAAGGGCGCTCCGGCGAGGTCATTGCCGAGCTGGTCGAGCGCATGGAGGAGGCCGCGGAGAACCTGGCGTTCGAGCAGGCGGCGCGCCTGCGTGACCGCATTGCCAATCTCCGGCACATCCAGCAGCGGCAGTACGTCGCGCAGGACCGGGACGACGACATGGATGTGGTTGCCTGCGTGGCAGAGGGGGATACGGCCTGCGTTCAGGTTTTTTTCATTCGCGGCGGCAACAGCCTGGGCAACCAGTCGTACTTCCCCAACGTGCCGGGAGGCAGTCGCGAGACCGATATCCTGGCAAGCTTTCTGGCTCAGCACTACATCGGCCGTGCCGCCCCCCCAGAGGTCGTGATCAATCGCCCGGTCCGCGAGCAACGCCTGCTCGAAGAGACCCTGCGCACCCCCTCTGGCGGCGCGGTGGCGATCCGCCATCGTGTGCGCGGCGACCGTCGCCGCTGGGTCGAGATGGCCGAGGAGAATGCCCGCTACGCCCTGTCGGCACGCAGTGCCTCCACGTCCAGCCAACGCAAGCGCTACAGCGCGCTTGCCGAGATCATCGACAGCGACATGCCGCCGGAGCGGATCGAGTGCTTCGACATCTCCCACACCGGCGGCGAGGCAACCGTGGCCTCCTGCGTGGTCTTCAATCAGGAGGGGCCGGTCAAGAGCGACTATCGTCGCTTCAACATCCGCGATGTAACGGCCGGCGACGACTATGCGGCCATGCACCAGGCGCTGACGCGGCGCTACCGGCGCGTGCAGAGCGGCGAGGCACCGCTGCCCGACCTCTTGCTAATCGATGGAGGAAAGGGGCAAGTTGCACAGGCACGGGAAGTCCTCGACCAACTGGGTATCGACGGCGTCGCCCTGATGGGGATCGCCAAGGGGCCGGAGCGTCGCCCCGGTGAGGAGACCCTGCTGCTCGATGACGGGGAGCGGGAACTCGAGTTGCCGGCGGATTCGCCGGCGCTTCACCTGTTGCAGCAAGTGCGTGACGAAGCCCACCGCTTTGCGGTCAGTGGTCATCGCCAGCGCCGCGGCAAGGCACGACGGGAGTCGATCCTGGAAGAGATCCCAGGACTGGGGCCGAAACGCCGCCAGAGCCTGCTGAAACACTTCGGGGGGATGCAGGGAATCCGCCAGGCGGGCGTCGAGGACCTGGCCTGCGTGCCCGGCATCAACCGCTCGCTCGCTCAACGGATCTACGACACGTTCCACGGCTAG
- a CDS encoding response regulator: MIRIVLADDHRLVRQAIEGMLRDIPDLQIVEQVQNGEQALSAVREHEPDVVLMDLQMPGMGGIEATRRLSRSHPKVGVIAVTIYDSGPYPAHALRAGARGYVHKGADREELIEAIRSVYLGRRYICSEVARHVALVSLDGTGESPFDGLTSREFEVLMRILNGQRGTSIAKELCLSPKTVSTYRGRLYERLGVRNDAQLTRVALDYGLLDSKPPES; the protein is encoded by the coding sequence ATGATTCGCATTGTTCTGGCAGACGATCACCGCCTGGTCCGGCAGGCCATCGAGGGAATGCTCCGGGATATCCCGGACCTCCAGATCGTTGAGCAGGTACAGAACGGCGAGCAGGCCCTGTCTGCAGTGCGCGAGCATGAGCCCGATGTGGTTCTCATGGATCTTCAGATGCCAGGCATGGGGGGGATCGAGGCCACACGGCGCTTGTCCCGTAGCCACCCGAAGGTCGGCGTGATCGCGGTCACCATTTATGACTCGGGGCCCTATCCGGCCCACGCGCTGCGGGCGGGCGCCAGGGGATATGTGCACAAGGGGGCGGACCGGGAAGAGTTGATCGAGGCTATCCGCTCGGTCTACCTCGGACGCCGTTATATCTGTTCGGAGGTCGCCCGGCACGTGGCCCTGGTCAGCCTGGACGGCACCGGCGAGAGCCCGTTCGATGGTCTGACTTCCCGCGAGTTCGAGGTGCTGATGCGCATCCTCAACGGACAGCGGGGGACCAGCATCGCCAAGGAGCTGTGCCTGAGCCCCAAGACCGTGAGCACCTACCGCGGTCGTCTCTACGAACGGCTGGGCGTGCGTAACGATGCCCAGTTGACGCGGGTTGCCCTCGACTACGGTCTGCTTGACTCCAAGCCCCCCGAGTCCTGA
- a CDS encoding RibD family protein, producing MESTGSVDLEGLYLDTPLPEGSGNTPWVYANFVTSLDGRISLDVGPGCRVPDTVANARDWRLFQELAARADCLITSGRYLRELEGGFAQDILPVGPAFNDLQQWRRDHGMQLQPDVAVVSGSADFRIPSLLREQGRRIWLFVPEDTAAERLQCHREVGAEVAARFPGGRVTGQQVRETLGALGYARVYSVAGPQVAHTLVSDGSLDTLFKTVRHRIIGGKPGAFETIIEGAGLERPADFLLRWIYLDPGTAPGEEQQLMRLDRVRG from the coding sequence TTGGAATCAACAGGTTCCGTCGACCTCGAAGGCCTCTACCTCGACACCCCTCTCCCGGAGGGGAGCGGCAATACGCCATGGGTCTACGCCAACTTTGTCACCAGCCTGGACGGGCGCATCAGCCTTGATGTCGGCCCCGGTTGCCGCGTGCCAGATACGGTGGCTAATGCCCGTGACTGGCGACTCTTCCAGGAGCTCGCCGCGCGAGCGGACTGCCTGATCACCAGCGGGCGTTACCTGCGGGAACTCGAGGGGGGCTTTGCCCAGGATATCCTTCCGGTGGGCCCGGCATTCAACGACCTGCAGCAGTGGCGGCGGGATCACGGGATGCAGCTGCAACCGGATGTGGCGGTTGTTTCCGGTTCAGCGGATTTTCGGATCCCGTCCCTGCTGCGCGAGCAGGGGCGACGGATCTGGCTGTTCGTCCCGGAAGATACAGCAGCGGAACGGCTGCAGTGTCATCGTGAGGTGGGAGCCGAGGTGGCGGCCCGGTTCCCCGGCGGGCGAGTGACGGGTCAGCAGGTGCGCGAGACGCTCGGCGCACTTGGGTATGCCCGGGTGTATTCGGTCGCCGGTCCTCAAGTAGCACATACTCTGGTCTCGGACGGGAGCCTCGATACACTCTTCAAAACCGTCCGCCACCGGATCATCGGCGGCAAGCCAGGTGCGTTCGAGACCATCATCGAAGGTGCAGGCCTTGAGCGCCCGGCCGACTTCCTGTTGCGCTGGATCTACCTCGACCCCGGTACCGCCCCGGGCGAGGAACAGCAACTGATGCGCCTGGACCGGGTCCGGGGGTAG
- a CDS encoding class II fumarate hydratase: MTQDGYRIERDSMGELQVPSDALYGAQTQRAVQNFPISGQPMPRPFIQALGLIKAACARANRDLSGLDPTVAEAIAEAAEAVARGEYDDHFPIDVFQTGSGTSSNMNANEVIARLASDRAGCPVHPNDHVNMGQSSNDVIPTAIHVSAALEVHDRLLPALRRLADTIEQRATEFEDVTTTGRTHLMDAMPVTLGQELSGWAAQIRNGVSRIEAGLPRLHALAQGGTAVGTGINAPAELGEQVCRRLAEASGVPFAPAPNRFEALSSQDAAVELSGQLRTVAVSLMKIANDLRWMNSGPLAGLGEISLPALQPGSSIMPGKVNPVIPESVAMVAAQVMGNDTTVSVAGQSGNFQLNVMLPVIGYNVLQSIDLLANASTVLGQDAIAGFTVNEDNLRAALDRNPILVTALNAVIGYEKGAEIAKQAYREGRPVIEVAREMTDLSEAELQRLLDPRELARGGIPGQGQ; encoded by the coding sequence ATGACTCAAGACGGTTACCGGATCGAACGCGACAGCATGGGTGAACTCCAGGTCCCGTCGGACGCCCTGTACGGCGCGCAGACGCAGCGTGCGGTGCAGAACTTCCCGATCAGCGGGCAGCCCATGCCGCGGCCCTTCATCCAGGCGCTGGGGCTGATCAAGGCGGCCTGCGCGCGAGCCAACCGCGACCTCTCCGGCCTCGATCCGACCGTCGCCGAAGCCATTGCGGAGGCGGCCGAGGCCGTCGCAAGGGGCGAGTACGACGACCATTTCCCCATCGACGTCTTCCAGACCGGCTCGGGCACCTCGAGCAACATGAACGCCAACGAGGTCATCGCCCGGCTGGCCAGTGACCGGGCGGGCTGCCCCGTCCACCCCAACGATCACGTCAACATGGGGCAGAGTTCCAACGACGTCATCCCGACGGCAATCCACGTCAGCGCCGCCCTCGAGGTTCACGATCGGCTGCTGCCGGCACTGCGCCGACTGGCGGACACCATCGAGCAGCGCGCCACCGAGTTTGAGGATGTCACCACCACCGGTCGGACTCACCTGATGGATGCCATGCCGGTGACCCTGGGGCAGGAGCTCTCGGGCTGGGCCGCGCAGATCCGCAACGGGGTCAGCCGCATCGAGGCTGGCCTGCCGAGGCTGCACGCCCTGGCCCAGGGGGGCACCGCCGTGGGCACCGGCATCAACGCCCCGGCAGAGCTGGGTGAGCAGGTCTGTCGGCGGCTTGCCGAAGCCAGCGGCGTACCCTTCGCCCCGGCGCCGAACCGCTTCGAGGCCCTGTCGAGCCAGGATGCCGCGGTGGAGCTATCCGGACAATTGCGCACCGTGGCGGTCTCTTTGATGAAGATCGCCAATGACCTGCGCTGGATGAACAGCGGCCCGTTGGCGGGGCTGGGCGAAATCAGCCTCCCGGCCCTGCAGCCCGGATCGAGCATCATGCCCGGCAAGGTCAATCCGGTCATCCCGGAGTCGGTGGCTATGGTCGCGGCACAGGTCATGGGTAACGACACCACCGTCTCGGTGGCGGGCCAGTCCGGGAACTTCCAGCTTAATGTCATGCTGCCCGTGATCGGCTACAACGTGCTGCAGAGCATCGATCTTCTCGCCAACGCGTCGACGGTCCTCGGGCAGGACGCCATTGCCGGGTTTACCGTTAACGAGGACAACCTGCGCGCCGCTCTGGACCGCAACCCGATTCTTGTGACGGCCCTGAACGCCGTGATCGGTTACGAGAAGGGCGCCGAGATCGCCAAGCAGGCGTATCGGGAGGGGCGGCCGGTGATCGAGGTGGCCCGCGAGATGACCGACCTCTCGGAGGCAGAGTTGCAGCGCCTGCTGGACCCTCGGGAGCTGGCACGCGGCGGCATCCCGGGCCAGGGACAGTAA
- the purB gene encoding adenylosuccinate lyase produces MELDTLTALAPIDGRYADKTDSLRPLLSEYGLIRHRVVVEVRWLQALANEPGIAEVPPLSADATTFLEELLAGFDTEQARRIKAIEATTNHDVKAVEYYLKERLTAHEELAQRAEFVHFACTSEDINNLAWACMLRGVRDEVLLPALDATIEQLRELAHAQAEQPMLSRTHGQTASPTTLGKEIANVVHRLREQRQRLADVQPLGKINGAVGNFNAHLIAYPEVDWPALGQRYVEGLGLGWNPYTTQIEPHDWIAELFDAISRVNTVLLDLSRDVWGYISLGYFGQRVVAGEVGSSTMPHKVNPIDFENAEGNLGVSSALLEHLARKLPVSRWQRDLSDSTALRTVSLGIAHTLIALKSLEKGIGKLEANPHRLDDDLEAAWEVLAEAIQTVMRRYGAEEPYEQLKKLTRGRRIDEHAVRTFIEGLDLPEEAKDQLRGLTPRTYLGNAAAQARAV; encoded by the coding sequence GTGGAGCTGGATACCCTGACCGCACTCGCGCCGATCGATGGGCGCTACGCCGACAAGACCGACAGCCTGCGGCCGTTGCTCAGCGAGTACGGCTTGATTCGTCACCGAGTGGTGGTCGAGGTCCGCTGGCTGCAGGCCCTGGCTAACGAGCCGGGAATCGCCGAAGTCCCGCCGCTGTCGGCCGATGCCACCACCTTCCTGGAGGAGCTGCTGGCCGGTTTCGACACCGAGCAGGCGCGGCGAATCAAGGCGATCGAGGCGACCACCAACCACGACGTCAAGGCCGTCGAGTACTATCTCAAGGAGCGGCTCACCGCGCACGAAGAGCTCGCGCAGCGCGCCGAGTTTGTGCACTTCGCCTGCACCTCCGAGGACATCAACAACTTGGCCTGGGCGTGCATGCTCCGTGGTGTCCGCGACGAGGTCCTGCTGCCGGCGCTGGACGCCACCATCGAGCAGCTGCGCGAGCTCGCCCATGCCCAGGCTGAGCAGCCCATGCTCTCGCGCACGCACGGTCAGACGGCCTCGCCCACAACGCTGGGCAAGGAGATCGCCAACGTGGTGCATCGGCTGCGCGAGCAGCGGCAGCGCTTGGCGGATGTCCAGCCGCTGGGCAAGATCAACGGCGCCGTGGGCAACTTCAACGCCCACCTGATCGCGTACCCGGAGGTGGACTGGCCTGCCCTGGGGCAGCGCTACGTCGAGGGTCTGGGGCTGGGGTGGAACCCTTATACCACGCAGATCGAGCCCCACGACTGGATCGCCGAGTTGTTCGATGCCATCAGCCGGGTCAATACCGTATTGCTGGATCTCAGCCGCGACGTGTGGGGGTATATCTCGCTCGGCTACTTCGGACAGCGGGTCGTTGCCGGCGAGGTCGGCTCCTCGACCATGCCCCACAAGGTCAATCCGATCGATTTCGAGAATGCCGAAGGGAACCTGGGGGTCTCGTCAGCGCTGCTTGAGCACCTGGCTCGCAAACTGCCCGTATCCCGTTGGCAGCGGGATCTGAGTGACTCCACGGCCCTGCGCACGGTGAGCCTGGGCATCGCCCACACACTCATTGCCCTGAAGTCCCTTGAGAAAGGTATCGGCAAGCTGGAGGCCAACCCCCACCGCCTCGACGACGACCTAGAGGCTGCCTGGGAGGTATTGGCCGAGGCGATCCAGACGGTGATGCGCCGCTACGGGGCCGAGGAACCGTATGAGCAGCTCAAGAAACTCACGCGTGGTCGCCGGATCGATGAGCACGCGGTCCGCACATTCATCGAGGGGCTCGACCTACCGGAGGAAGCCAAGGATCAGCTGCGCGGGCTAACCCCGCGAACCTACCTGGGCAATGCCGCGGCCCAGGCCCGCGCAGTGTAG
- a CDS encoding NUDIX domain-containing protein produces MAHRFEILGRDPCHEGFLRLDRIRLRHARFEGGMTPELTRECLVRGLAVGVLPYDPERDEVILVEQFRVGAIDDNRGAWITETIAGIAEPGEDPRTVAIREAREEANVVIEDLRPIADYLPSPGGSTERVVLYCARCDTSEAGGVHGLDEEHEDIWTHVLPADEAIGQVAEGHYRAAMPVIALQWLALNRRRLREEWTEGAWSDHLWSAEDPD; encoded by the coding sequence ATGGCCCACCGTTTCGAGATCCTCGGTCGTGACCCCTGCCATGAGGGGTTCCTCCGTTTGGACCGGATCCGTCTGCGTCACGCCAGGTTTGAGGGCGGCATGACGCCCGAGTTGACGCGGGAGTGTCTGGTCCGTGGCTTGGCCGTTGGCGTCCTGCCTTATGATCCCGAGCGCGACGAGGTCATCCTGGTCGAGCAGTTCCGGGTCGGGGCCATCGACGACAATCGCGGCGCCTGGATCACCGAGACCATCGCCGGCATCGCGGAACCTGGGGAAGATCCGCGCACAGTGGCCATCCGCGAGGCGCGGGAAGAGGCCAACGTGGTCATTGAGGACCTGCGCCCGATTGCGGACTACCTGCCCAGCCCCGGCGGCAGCACGGAGCGGGTCGTGCTTTACTGTGCCCGCTGCGATACCAGTGAAGCCGGCGGTGTCCACGGGCTCGACGAGGAGCACGAGGATATCTGGACCCATGTGCTCCCGGCCGACGAGGCCATCGGACAGGTGGCAGAGGGCCATTATCGGGCCGCCATGCCGGTGATTGCGCTACAGTGGCTGGCTCTCAACCGCCGTCGTCTGCGCGAGGAGTGGACCGAGGGGGCCTGGTCGGACCATCTCTGGTCCGCTGAGGATCCCGACTAG